A window of Cryptomeria japonica chromosome 3, Sugi_1.0, whole genome shotgun sequence contains these coding sequences:
- the LOC131047911 gene encoding heterogeneous nuclear ribonucleoprotein 1, with product MDSDHGKIFVGGISWDTTEERLKEYFGAYGEVVDVVIMKDRTTRRARGFGFVVFADPSVADRVIQEKHTIDGRNVEAKKVVPRDEQQTAQRTSNTAGPRTKKIFVGGLAPTVTEDDFRKYFEQFGNITDVVVMYDHTTQRHRGFGFITYDSEDAVDKVLQQTFHELKEKTVEVKRAIPKEMSSGNTRGPAGRGTSYGGPYMQGYGPSPVGAYGVRPPLASSGYSPYGAAPAYGPTGYGSTPGYGANMNGGYGAAPVYGAAAGYAAGTAGSYGAGFSTAPGSAPYGSGTAGYAAAAVPAPYGNAVVGARTGWGTGGGSPGYAATGAGSWGSAAPAGQPTGAAAGYGYATGETGYVSRSDGGYVQGGSGYGPPVGASGGMYSGGYGDTHGPSSYGNS from the exons ATGGATTCCGATCATGGTAAGATATTTGTAGGGGGGATATCGTGGGATACGACGGAAGAGAGGCTGAAAGAGTATTTCGGTGCATATGGGGAAGTGGTGGACGTGGTGATAATGAAAGACAGGACTACCAGACGAGCAAGGGGCTTTGGTTTTGTTGTTTTTGCTGATCCCTCTGTTGCAGATCGCGTTATTCAGGAGAAACATACcattgatggtagaaat GTTGAGGCCAAAAAGGTTGTGCCAAGGGATGAACAACAGACTGCACAGAGGACCAGCAATACGGCAGGCCCTAGAACTAAGAAGATTTTTGTGGGTGGATTAGCTCCAACTGTTACTGAGGATGACTTCAGAAAGTATTTTGAGCAGTTTGGTAATATAACAGATGTAGTTGTAATGTATGACCACACTACTCAAAGGCATCGAGGTTTTGGGTTCATTACTTATGATTCAGAGGATGCAGTGGATAAGGTTCTTCAACAGACCTTCCATGAACTCAAGGAAAAGACAGTGGAGGTGAAGCGGGCCATTCCGAAGGAGATGTCTTCAGGAAATACAAGAGGTCCTGCTGGACGTGGAACCAGTTATGGTGGGCCATATATGCAAGGTTATGGTCCAAGTCCAGTTGGGGCTTATGGAGTGCGCCCACCTCTGGCAAGCAGTGGGTATTCTCCTTATGGTGCAGCACCTGCTTATGGCCCAACTGGGTATGGAAGCACCCCTGGATATGGGGCAAACATGAATGGTGGGTATGGTGCAGCACCTGTATATGGGGCTGCTGCAGGTTATGCTGCTGGTACAGCAGGATCTTATGGAGCTGGTTTTAGCACAGCACCTGGTAGCGCCCCATATGGTTCTGGAACTGCTGGCTATGCTGCTGCAGCTGTGCCTGCTCCATATGGAAATGCTGTTGTAGGTGCTAGAACTGGCTGGGGGACTGGTGGTGGTTCTCCAGGTTATGCAGCAACAGGAGCAGGTTCTTGGGGTTCAGCTGCTCCTGCAGGACAGCCTACTGGAGCTGCTGCTGGGTATGGGTATGCAACTGGTGAGACTGGTTATGTTAGCAGAAGTGATGGTGGTTATGTTCAAGGAGGCAGTGGCTATGGACCTCCTGTTGGAGCCAGTGGAGGAATGTACTCTGGAGGCTATGGGGACACACATGGTCCTTCCAGCTATGGAAACTCATAA